The Henckelia pumila isolate YLH828 chromosome 2, ASM3356847v2, whole genome shotgun sequence genome includes a window with the following:
- the LOC140877062 gene encoding uridine kinase-like protein 3 isoform X2: MGSKAIEDLIEASSGVHFSGFHLENTDASSSIVDQPVTSSNENAKQPFVIGVSGGAASGKTTVCDMIIEQLHDQRVVLVNQDSFYHNLTPDELQRVHEYNFDHPDAFSTEQLLCVMQKLKHGQPVDIPKYDFKSYKNNVFPSRRVNPSDVIILEGILIFHDPRVRDMMNMKIFVDTDADVRLARRIRRDTVEKGRDIGMVLDQYSKFVKPAFDDFILPTKKYADIIIPRGGDNHVAIDLIVQHIRTKLGQHDLCKIYPNLYVIQSTFQIRGMHTLIRDAEATKHDFVFYSDRLIRLVVEHGLGHLPFTEKPVITPTGSVYTGVDFCKRLCGVSVIRSGESMENALRACCKGIKIGKILIHREGDNGQELIYEKLPTDISDRQVLLLDPILGTGNSAIQAITLLIKKGVPESNIIFLNLISAPKGVHEVCKRFPRLKIVTSEIELGLNEDFRVVPGMGEFGDRYFGTDDE; encoded by the exons ATGGGTTCAAAGGCAATTGAAGATCTGATAGAAGCTTCATCCGGGGTTCACTTTTCTGGATTTCATTTAGAAAACACAGATGCAAGTTCTTCAATCGTCGACCAACCTGTTACATCTTCTAATGAAAATGCCAAGCAACCGTTTGTAATAG GAGTTTCCGGAGGCGCAGCATCTGGGAAGACTACTGTTTGTGATATGATTATTGAGCAGCTTCATGATCAGCGAGTCGTTCTTGTCAACCAG GATTCTTTTTATCACAATTTGACACCTGATGAACTTCAAAGAGTTCATGAATACAACTTTGACCATCCTG ATGCATTCAGCACGGAACAATTATTGTGTGTAATGCAGAAATTAAAGCATGGTCAACCAGTGGATATTCCAAAATATGATTTCAAGAGTTATAAAAACAACGTCTTTCCTTCCCGGAGA GTTAACCCCTCAGATGTCATTATTTTAGAAGGTATACTTATCTTTCACGATCCTCGCGTGCGGGATATGATGAATATGAAGATATTTGTTGACACAG ATGCTGATGTGCGTCTTGCTAGAAGAATAAGGCGTGACACAGTAGAAAAGGGTAGAGACATTGGTATGGTACTTGATCAG TATTCTAAATTTGTGAAGCCTGCGTTTGATGATTTTATACTTCCGACAAAGAAATATGCGGACATCATTATTCCGCGTGGTGGAGACAATCATGTTGCTATTGATTTGATCGTCCAACATATTCGGACTAAACTTGGCCAACACGATCTTTGTAAAATATATCCTAATTTATATGTAATTCAATCAACATTTCAG ATACGTGGCATGCACACTCTGATACGTGATGCTGAAGCAACAAAACACGATTTTGTATTTTATTCTGACCGGTTGATTCGCTTG GTTGTTGAACATGGTCTTGGGCATCTGCCATTCACAGAGAAGCCTGTAATTACTCCAACTG GATCCGTGTACACTGGAGTAGACTTTTGTAAGAGATTATGCGGTGTCTCTGTGATCAGAAG CGGGGAGAGCATGGAAAATGCCTTGCGAGCATGCTGCAAAGGGATCAAGATTGGCAAAATTCTGATTCATAGGGAAGGCGACAATGGTCAAGAA CTGATCTATGAAAAACTGCCAACAGATATTTCAGATAGACAAGTCTTGTTATTGGATCCTATATTAGGCACAG GAAATTCTGCTATTCAGGCTATTACTCTGCTTATTAAGAAGGGTGTACCGGAGTCCAACATCATATTCCTTAATCTTATATCC GCACCTAAAGGAGTACACGAAGTTTGCAAACGTTTTCCTCGACTGAAGATAGTGACGTCCGAgattgaactcggtttgaatgAAGATTTCCGTGTTGTCCCTGGTATGGGTGAGTTCGGTGACCGGTATTTCGGCACTGACGACGAGTGA
- the LOC140877062 gene encoding uridine kinase-like protein 3 isoform X1 produces the protein MGSKAIEDLIEASSGVHFSGFHLENTDASSSIVDQPVTSSNENAKQPFVIGVSGGAASGKTTVCDMIIEQLHDQRVVLVNQDSFYHNLTPDELQRVHEYNFDHPDAFSTEQLLCVMQKLKHGQPVDIPKYDFKSYKNNVFPSRRVIFWHMLFKLSSFFIISFKSYPFLNVCKVNPSDVIILEGILIFHDPRVRDMMNMKIFVDTDADVRLARRIRRDTVEKGRDIGMVLDQYSKFVKPAFDDFILPTKKYADIIIPRGGDNHVAIDLIVQHIRTKLGQHDLCKIYPNLYVIQSTFQIRGMHTLIRDAEATKHDFVFYSDRLIRLVVEHGLGHLPFTEKPVITPTGSVYTGVDFCKRLCGVSVIRSGESMENALRACCKGIKIGKILIHREGDNGQELIYEKLPTDISDRQVLLLDPILGTGNSAIQAITLLIKKGVPESNIIFLNLISAPKGVHEVCKRFPRLKIVTSEIELGLNEDFRVVPGMGEFGDRYFGTDDE, from the exons ATGGGTTCAAAGGCAATTGAAGATCTGATAGAAGCTTCATCCGGGGTTCACTTTTCTGGATTTCATTTAGAAAACACAGATGCAAGTTCTTCAATCGTCGACCAACCTGTTACATCTTCTAATGAAAATGCCAAGCAACCGTTTGTAATAG GAGTTTCCGGAGGCGCAGCATCTGGGAAGACTACTGTTTGTGATATGATTATTGAGCAGCTTCATGATCAGCGAGTCGTTCTTGTCAACCAG GATTCTTTTTATCACAATTTGACACCTGATGAACTTCAAAGAGTTCATGAATACAACTTTGACCATCCTG ATGCATTCAGCACGGAACAATTATTGTGTGTAATGCAGAAATTAAAGCATGGTCAACCAGTGGATATTCCAAAATATGATTTCAAGAGTTATAAAAACAACGTCTTTCCTTCCCGGAGAGTAATTTTCTGGCACATGTTATTCAAGTTGTCATCGTTTTTCATTATATCGTTTAAATCATACCCCTTTCTTAATGTTTGCAAGGTTAACCCCTCAGATGTCATTATTTTAGAAGGTATACTTATCTTTCACGATCCTCGCGTGCGGGATATGATGAATATGAAGATATTTGTTGACACAG ATGCTGATGTGCGTCTTGCTAGAAGAATAAGGCGTGACACAGTAGAAAAGGGTAGAGACATTGGTATGGTACTTGATCAG TATTCTAAATTTGTGAAGCCTGCGTTTGATGATTTTATACTTCCGACAAAGAAATATGCGGACATCATTATTCCGCGTGGTGGAGACAATCATGTTGCTATTGATTTGATCGTCCAACATATTCGGACTAAACTTGGCCAACACGATCTTTGTAAAATATATCCTAATTTATATGTAATTCAATCAACATTTCAG ATACGTGGCATGCACACTCTGATACGTGATGCTGAAGCAACAAAACACGATTTTGTATTTTATTCTGACCGGTTGATTCGCTTG GTTGTTGAACATGGTCTTGGGCATCTGCCATTCACAGAGAAGCCTGTAATTACTCCAACTG GATCCGTGTACACTGGAGTAGACTTTTGTAAGAGATTATGCGGTGTCTCTGTGATCAGAAG CGGGGAGAGCATGGAAAATGCCTTGCGAGCATGCTGCAAAGGGATCAAGATTGGCAAAATTCTGATTCATAGGGAAGGCGACAATGGTCAAGAA CTGATCTATGAAAAACTGCCAACAGATATTTCAGATAGACAAGTCTTGTTATTGGATCCTATATTAGGCACAG GAAATTCTGCTATTCAGGCTATTACTCTGCTTATTAAGAAGGGTGTACCGGAGTCCAACATCATATTCCTTAATCTTATATCC GCACCTAAAGGAGTACACGAAGTTTGCAAACGTTTTCCTCGACTGAAGATAGTGACGTCCGAgattgaactcggtttgaatgAAGATTTCCGTGTTGTCCCTGGTATGGGTGAGTTCGGTGACCGGTATTTCGGCACTGACGACGAGTGA